The proteins below are encoded in one region of Syntrophotalea carbinolica DSM 2380:
- a CDS encoding putative bifunctional diguanylate cyclase/phosphodiesterase yields MALTAGFTFLIAAFCVAMGRYTITAQKLHESEKLFRTFADFIYDWELWISAEGSLIHTSPACERISGYATTAFKNDSDLLRRIIHPEDLQRYDRCENEATPGFREFRMIRRDGQLRWVELLSRQLRNEEGKDLGRRLTIRDITGKKAREHEIRQIAYSDALTGLPNRLALKMDMDKALAKASRNTAMVAVLMLDLDDFKQINDTTGHAKGDEMLLLLTSRLREQLGEKDSLARLGGDEFVVVLNEIDSATCAAKKTEKILASLRDNPFDLVVAKVFASASIGIALFPQNGRDAETLLKHADMAMYEAKNVGRNTYRFFSDELHRRTIERHKLEVGLRRAVRKKEFFLVYQPQVDLGTGRIVALEALVRWQHPEAGVLLPSTFIPVAEETGLIHIMGEWILRTACHQAMQWQRMGLPPMRIAVNFSARQFRQPDLVERIEQILLESGLPPHHLELEITESVFMENLESAIETLVDLKTRAIQIAIDDFGTGYSSLNYLKNFPLDRLKIAQDFVRDIPDDEDDATIIETIMAMANRLGIKVLAEGVETMEQVTFLRRKGCHEMQGFYFARPMQAEEIAGFLNQRGEHDLATPLPTAGPTFGNTVDPAC; encoded by the coding sequence GTGGCCTTAACTGCGGGTTTCACCTTTTTGATTGCAGCTTTTTGCGTTGCCATGGGGCGATACACGATAACAGCCCAAAAGCTGCATGAAAGCGAAAAACTGTTTCGTACCTTCGCTGACTTTATTTACGACTGGGAGCTATGGATCTCTGCCGAAGGATCTTTGATCCACACCTCGCCTGCCTGTGAACGCATCAGCGGTTATGCCACCACGGCATTCAAAAATGACAGCGATCTATTACGCAGAATTATTCATCCCGAAGACCTTCAACGGTATGATCGATGCGAAAACGAAGCAACACCCGGTTTCCGGGAGTTTCGCATGATCAGGCGCGACGGCCAGCTTCGCTGGGTGGAACTGCTCAGTCGGCAGCTGCGCAATGAGGAGGGCAAGGATCTCGGTCGACGCCTGACCATCCGCGATATTACAGGCAAAAAAGCAAGGGAACATGAAATAAGACAGATCGCCTACAGCGATGCGTTGACTGGGCTACCCAACCGCCTGGCTCTGAAAATGGACATGGATAAAGCCTTGGCAAAGGCTTCCCGCAATACAGCGATGGTTGCCGTATTAATGCTGGATCTGGATGATTTCAAACAGATCAACGATACCACCGGACATGCCAAGGGCGACGAAATGCTGTTGCTTCTGACCTCGCGCCTGCGGGAACAATTGGGTGAAAAAGACTCTCTTGCACGACTGGGCGGCGATGAGTTCGTCGTGGTTCTCAACGAGATAGATAGCGCCACTTGTGCCGCGAAAAAAACCGAGAAGATCCTCGCCTCCCTGAGGGATAATCCCTTCGATCTGGTCGTTGCCAAGGTTTTCGCCTCGGCCAGTATCGGCATCGCCTTGTTCCCGCAAAACGGCAGGGACGCTGAAACATTGCTGAAACATGCCGACATGGCCATGTACGAGGCCAAAAATGTCGGGCGCAATACCTATCGTTTTTTCAGCGACGAATTGCACCGCAGAACCATCGAACGCCACAAATTGGAGGTGGGACTGCGGCGCGCCGTGAGAAAAAAGGAGTTTTTCCTGGTCTATCAGCCCCAGGTGGACCTTGGCACGGGTCGTATCGTTGCCCTGGAGGCCCTGGTGCGCTGGCAACACCCTGAAGCCGGAGTCCTGTTGCCAAGCACGTTCATCCCGGTAGCGGAGGAAACCGGGCTTATTCACATCATGGGCGAATGGATCCTTCGGACCGCTTGCCATCAGGCCATGCAGTGGCAACGCATGGGACTGCCGCCCATGCGTATCGCGGTTAATTTTTCGGCCCGTCAGTTCCGGCAACCCGACCTGGTGGAACGCATAGAGCAAATTCTTCTGGAATCGGGCCTTCCGCCCCACCACCTTGAACTGGAAATCACGGAAAGCGTGTTCATGGAGAACCTTGAAAGCGCCATCGAAACCCTGGTCGATCTCAAAACACGTGCTATCCAGATCGCTATAGACGATTTCGGCACGGGCTATTCTTCTCTCAACTACCTGAAGAACTTCCCCCTTGACCGGCTCAAAATCGCCCAGGATTTTGTCAGGGACATCCCCGATGACGAAGATGATGCGACCATCATTGAAACCATCATGGCCATGGCAAACCGCCTGGGGATCAAGGTGCTTGCCGAAGGGGTGGAAACCATGGAACAAGTGACATTTCTTCGTCGGAAAGGATGTCACGAGATGCAAGGTTTTTATTTTGCGCGGCCAATGCAGGCGGAGGAAATTGCAGGCTTTCTAAATCAGCGGGGCGAGCACGACCTGGCGACTCCGTTGCCAACGGCGGGACCCACCTTTGGCAATACGGTGGATCCTGCCTGCTGA
- a CDS encoding nitroreductase family protein has product MCVSDRINPTLLHIEQRRSIRTFIDKPVSDDHLMAILRAANQAPSAHNQQSWKFIVIRGERKKELAALVNAKAAGLPKAAAVLLRMAARSINSAPVVIVVANTGELISHGTELFQIEPSQAYDFFQTMEIQSSAAAIENLLLAATALGLATVWLGILFLLKDEVLRFMGEEQGEFMAVIPVGYAAKTGKAPKKIDFDMMVKWLD; this is encoded by the coding sequence ATGTGTGTTTCCGATCGTATCAACCCGACCCTGCTGCATATCGAGCAGCGTCGCAGTATCCGCACTTTTATCGACAAACCTGTTTCCGACGACCATCTGATGGCGATATTGCGGGCCGCCAATCAGGCACCGTCGGCCCATAATCAACAGTCCTGGAAATTCATCGTTATTCGCGGAGAGCGTAAAAAGGAATTGGCCGCCTTGGTCAATGCCAAAGCTGCGGGCTTGCCCAAGGCGGCTGCCGTGTTGTTGCGCATGGCGGCCCGGAGCATCAATTCCGCGCCGGTGGTGATCGTTGTTGCGAATACCGGGGAGTTGATCAGCCATGGTACCGAGTTGTTTCAGATAGAACCTTCCCAGGCTTACGACTTTTTTCAGACCATGGAAATTCAAAGTTCGGCCGCAGCGATTGAAAATTTGCTGCTTGCCGCGACGGCCCTGGGGTTGGCGACGGTATGGCTCGGGATTCTGTTTCTTTTAAAAGATGAGGTGCTGCGTTTTATGGGCGAGGAGCAGGGCGAGTTTATGGCCGTTATCCCTGTGGGCTACGCCGCCAAGACAGGTAAGGCGCCCAAAAAGATCGATTTTGACATGATGGTCAAATGGCTGGATTGA